A genomic stretch from Microbacterium proteolyticum includes:
- a CDS encoding beta-L-arabinofuranosidase domain-containing protein, translating to MFPIRKAVALSATAMMIASGLAVISPTAASAATLDSAKVLDLRFDGNLTDGGPHKIATSMLRGQDTYTTGIHDQALNLRGTDAVGLGTSAALQPEKLTLSFWFKPAQSMGTGEQVFTWNKGVYNSAGWYLSSENGNTPLALSIGPGADQPYKVAVNGSRDAFFPAGQWTHVVVTYDPATKAVIFYRNGEQQVSSVANAIGGGATGVLTSESTTTKSIGFNGPQYNGSYVRGALDDYTLYNAVASASDVVALTKANNPSFDPADVAQRGLDQLSVPASASTSFGLTTSASNGTAFTWTSSAPSVISVDGGQASVTRPKDADATVTLTASATYAGSTPRTKTFQVSVPKEGVATSIYVDDTDLNEVLVTDPYLQNSNAKMVDWLLTLDPKRFLYSFDQLAGIPTTAQPYGGWERTTGARFQGHFFGHFVSALSQAYATETDEGRKAQLLAKLTTAVDGLAAAQAAYAQKDPSNSGYVAPFPVSYLPHGADGLIVPFYNLHKVLAGLLKAHQYAPKDVADKALSVASGFGSWLNVWGSRQANPSALLSTEYGGMNEALYELYSITENDQHKKAAELFDEVSLFQQLAANQDVLAGKHANTTIPKLVGALKRYTVLTDNPTLYARLTDAEKSNLDMYRRAAENFWQMVVNDHSYIGGGNSYSEHFQQPGTLHEFATNGITTGYGEQSTVEGCNEYNMLKLTHGLFRVSPDVKYADWYENTYINTILASQNPETGMMTYFQPQTAGYAKVFGRKEDEFWCDHGTATESFTKLGDSIYFRKGQSVYVNMFRSTEFSSAPQNLKLTQTADIPNTDTATFTVAALDGGTLAEGTTLRLRVPSWSPNPTLTVNGQTRDVAAATDKGYVVIPVAAGDTIAYKLPATVQVEAGTEDPNWVAFRYGPVVLSTELNRANVEATTPAGILVRMSAADKSVINSVRVGDVEGFKKDIEKNLVRQANGADNNGRTVMKFTLQNVDTASAALTFEPYYSMYNARYAIYMNLIQPDSAAAQALIKSEKEKLRVDETTTDALTSFDNNNSEAGKNYKFNRSSVGTWLGQQYRDGEMSAEAFFQYDMAVDPSAPKNYLGVRYFGGDNGRTFDVYINDVKLKSERVTNANGANSFYIQYDEIPASALADIAAKDRYKRDQAGNYVLDEKGNKIPIVTVRFQGTGASYVGGVYGVYTTTSTTYATDADLNALTFDGGTISPQLTDGTYGYTVTVPRDATTATFDADPATPSGLVYVGDILIDDTQKRTVALNADGSPTTLTLRALAQDHTTAKTYSIQIVRAAASAIKTEFSAATRCVSGKVTLTTTVKNTSTVPVSVEVTTAFGKKSVTSLAPGKSASQAFTTRQTSIPAGEASVTATGQVDGAPSTATQKAGYSARSCG from the coding sequence ATGTTCCCCATTCGAAAAGCGGTGGCGCTCAGCGCGACCGCGATGATGATCGCCAGCGGATTGGCGGTGATCTCCCCCACCGCCGCCTCGGCAGCAACCCTCGACTCGGCCAAGGTCCTCGACCTCCGCTTCGACGGCAATCTCACCGACGGCGGTCCCCACAAGATCGCGACGTCCATGTTGAGAGGGCAGGACACCTACACCACCGGCATCCACGACCAGGCGCTGAACCTGCGTGGTACCGACGCGGTCGGCCTCGGAACGAGCGCCGCGCTGCAGCCCGAGAAGCTGACCTTGTCGTTCTGGTTCAAGCCCGCACAGTCGATGGGCACGGGTGAGCAGGTCTTCACCTGGAACAAGGGCGTCTACAACTCGGCGGGCTGGTACCTGAGCTCCGAGAACGGCAACACGCCGCTCGCGCTGTCCATCGGCCCCGGCGCGGATCAGCCCTACAAGGTCGCGGTCAACGGTTCGCGTGACGCGTTCTTCCCGGCGGGCCAGTGGACGCACGTCGTGGTCACCTACGACCCGGCGACCAAGGCCGTCATCTTCTACCGCAACGGCGAGCAGCAGGTGTCCTCCGTCGCCAACGCCATCGGCGGAGGCGCCACCGGTGTGCTGACGTCCGAGAGCACCACGACCAAGTCCATCGGCTTCAACGGCCCCCAGTACAACGGCTCCTACGTCCGCGGCGCGCTCGACGACTACACCCTCTACAACGCCGTCGCCTCGGCATCCGATGTCGTCGCTCTCACCAAGGCGAACAACCCGTCCTTCGACCCGGCCGACGTCGCGCAGCGCGGTCTCGACCAGCTGTCCGTGCCGGCGAGCGCGTCGACCAGCTTCGGCCTCACCACCTCCGCCTCCAACGGCACGGCCTTCACCTGGACCTCCTCCGCGCCGAGCGTGATCTCGGTCGACGGCGGCCAGGCGAGCGTGACCCGGCCGAAGGACGCTGACGCCACCGTCACCCTCACCGCGTCGGCGACCTACGCCGGCAGCACGCCGCGGACCAAGACCTTCCAGGTCTCGGTGCCGAAGGAGGGTGTCGCCACCTCGATCTACGTCGACGACACCGACCTCAACGAGGTGCTCGTCACCGACCCGTATCTGCAGAACAGCAACGCCAAGATGGTCGACTGGCTGCTCACCCTCGACCCGAAGCGCTTCCTGTACTCGTTCGATCAGCTGGCGGGCATCCCCACGACCGCGCAGCCGTACGGCGGGTGGGAGCGCACCACCGGTGCACGCTTCCAGGGTCACTTCTTCGGCCACTTCGTGTCGGCGCTGTCGCAGGCGTACGCGACCGAGACCGACGAGGGTCGCAAGGCCCAGCTGCTGGCCAAGCTGACCACCGCGGTCGACGGCCTCGCCGCCGCCCAGGCCGCGTACGCGCAGAAGGACCCGTCCAACAGCGGATACGTCGCCCCCTTCCCGGTGTCGTACCTGCCGCACGGCGCCGACGGACTGATCGTGCCCTTCTACAACCTCCACAAGGTGCTCGCGGGGCTGCTCAAGGCTCACCAGTACGCACCGAAGGACGTGGCCGACAAGGCCCTCTCGGTCGCGAGCGGCTTCGGTTCGTGGCTGAATGTGTGGGGCTCGCGCCAGGCCAACCCGAGCGCGCTGCTCAGCACCGAGTACGGCGGCATGAACGAGGCGCTGTACGAGCTGTACAGCATCACCGAGAACGACCAGCACAAGAAGGCGGCCGAGCTCTTCGACGAGGTCTCGCTGTTCCAGCAGCTCGCCGCGAACCAGGACGTCCTGGCCGGCAAGCACGCCAACACCACCATCCCGAAGCTGGTGGGCGCCCTCAAGCGCTACACCGTCCTCACCGACAACCCGACGCTCTACGCCCGTCTGACGGATGCCGAGAAGTCCAACCTCGACATGTACCGTCGGGCGGCCGAGAACTTCTGGCAGATGGTGGTGAACGACCACTCCTACATCGGCGGCGGCAACAGCTACTCGGAGCACTTCCAGCAGCCCGGCACCCTGCACGAGTTCGCCACCAACGGCATCACCACCGGCTACGGCGAGCAGTCCACGGTCGAGGGATGCAACGAGTACAACATGCTCAAGCTCACGCACGGCCTGTTCCGTGTGAGCCCTGACGTGAAGTACGCCGACTGGTACGAGAACACCTACATCAACACGATCCTCGCGTCGCAGAACCCCGAGACGGGCATGATGACGTACTTCCAGCCGCAGACCGCCGGGTACGCCAAGGTCTTCGGTCGGAAAGAGGACGAGTTCTGGTGCGATCACGGCACGGCGACCGAGAGCTTCACCAAGCTCGGCGACTCGATCTACTTCCGCAAGGGGCAGTCGGTTTACGTGAACATGTTCCGCTCGACGGAGTTCTCGTCCGCGCCGCAGAACCTGAAGCTGACGCAGACGGCGGACATCCCGAATACCGACACGGCCACCTTCACGGTCGCCGCCCTCGACGGGGGAACGTTGGCGGAGGGCACCACCCTGCGCCTGCGCGTGCCGTCGTGGTCTCCGAACCCGACCCTGACGGTGAACGGCCAGACGCGTGACGTCGCCGCCGCCACCGACAAGGGCTACGTGGTGATCCCCGTCGCCGCCGGCGACACGATCGCGTACAAGCTCCCCGCCACGGTGCAGGTCGAGGCCGGCACGGAAGACCCCAACTGGGTCGCGTTCCGCTACGGCCCCGTCGTGCTGTCGACGGAGCTCAACCGGGCGAACGTCGAGGCGACCACGCCCGCGGGCATCCTCGTGCGCATGAGCGCCGCCGACAAGTCGGTCATCAACAGCGTGCGCGTCGGCGACGTCGAGGGCTTCAAGAAGGACATCGAGAAGAACCTCGTCCGTCAGGCGAACGGTGCGGACAACAACGGCCGTACCGTCATGAAATTCACGCTGCAGAACGTCGACACCGCCTCCGCGGCGCTCACCTTCGAGCCGTACTACAGCATGTACAACGCCCGCTACGCGATCTACATGAACCTCATCCAGCCCGATTCGGCCGCCGCGCAGGCGCTGATCAAGAGCGAGAAGGAGAAGCTCCGCGTCGACGAGACGACGACGGACGCCCTCACCTCGTTCGACAACAACAACAGCGAGGCGGGGAAGAACTACAAGTTCAACCGCTCGTCGGTGGGGACGTGGCTCGGGCAGCAGTACCGCGACGGCGAGATGTCGGCCGAGGCGTTCTTCCAGTACGACATGGCCGTCGACCCGTCGGCGCCGAAGAACTACCTCGGTGTGCGGTACTTCGGCGGCGACAACGGCCGGACGTTCGACGTCTACATCAACGACGTCAAGCTGAAGTCGGAGCGCGTCACCAATGCCAACGGAGCGAACTCGTTCTACATCCAGTACGACGAGATCCCGGCGTCGGCGCTGGCCGACATCGCCGCCAAGGACCGCTACAAGCGCGATCAGGCCGGCAACTACGTGCTCGACGAGAAGGGGAACAAGATCCCCATCGTGACGGTGCGCTTCCAGGGCACCGGCGCCAGCTACGTGGGCGGGGTGTACGGGGTCTACACGACCACGTCCACGACGTACGCGACCGACGCCGACCTGAACGCCCTCACGTTCGACGGCGGCACGATCAGCCCCCAGCTGACCGACGGAACGTACGGCTACACCGTGACGGTTCCGCGCGATGCGACCACGGCGACGTTCGACGCCGACCCGGCCACACCCAGCGGCCTGGTCTACGTCGGCGACATCCTGATCGACGACACGCAGAAGCGCACCGTCGCTCTGAACGCCGACGGCTCGCCGACGACGCTGACGCTGCGCGCACTGGCGCAGGATCACACCACGGCCAAGACGTACAGCATCCAGATCGTGCGGGCCGCGGCCTCCGCGATCAAGACGGAGTTCTCGGCGGCGACGCGGTGCGTCTCGGGCAAGGTGACCCTGACCACCACGGTCAAGAACACCAGCACGGTCCCGGTGTCGGTCGAGGTGACCACCGCCTTCGGCAAGAAGAGCGTCACGAGCCTGGCTCCGGGCAAGAGCGCCAGCCAGGCGTTCACGACCCGACAGACGTCGATCCCCGCGGGCGAGGCGTCGGTCACCGCCACCGGTCAGGTCGACGGCGCCCCGTCGACGGCGACGCAGAAGGCGGGGTACAGCGCCCGCAGCTGCGGCTGA
- a CDS encoding LamG-like jellyroll fold domain-containing protein, producing MRLQRPLALLVAATLTTGVLTTSAAPAVAAVPSPILSYDFSASAAVGAGVAAGSTVSDGAGAHAGTVRGTGATVVAGPRGGGDKALRLPGGAAGSNAAFVEIAPGLTTNATTDVTMSAWMRWEGNQSCAWAYTLGQSSDRYLFTTPECGGRLIGAVKAGSEQRASDDAPAAVGRWSHVAVVLRSGVSVSTYVDGELAQTTPTGATGAATVGTSTFSGLLGKSFYGPDPFFIGALDDVHVYDQALTAAQVKEDAAPAAAAIARADADAARPPVSGTVTTDIALPTSGAGGSTLTWASSNPAVIDANGRVTRPAAGSPDATVTLTPTAAFAGVTATGATATLTVRADSDADAAERIRTALVVPPVVASGTSLPEVSGYDIQWSADGATLGSRELTNSTASDQVRQITARISVGASTVEKTFSVTVLSASTGRQLVSYTRNATGEHDANHDSVAHSLHLALGTSVNDAAPLYKNGGVVFAEGEFFAVDRIDHRGISNPSLFTFADGTIGVIATRVLQWGAADGTESSSALVFKARDAGATDFDELGLIDLGTTGGVIAPRAVYDSAEKRYLVSWTDAAGATKSTTVTDLALTELRTAPFWPEDGGKRPWIVTDGNRGDLRAGGALTVAAPDLSGFAGRVADARPAGTLAVSAATAKALTDRLGRVVNTGVTVDPQTITSGDTASLAKTKAKLAYSDGSTGQLGIDWNKEQLDRLATAGPGTYTLSGTVRQRQYAEPFAYNRADPTIYRYERDGKTRYLFIATDDTNNNNIASAHLPIRVADTIDQLADDNGGRDREVDLLNRYTRGDRTTDGRVIAGCYWAPEIHEIGGKLSILFAPCFNPSNSQSNEGGQWYTVQAHIMQLRDGGDPGNPADWSKPAAVLKSDGSPLGRAEFGRNISLDMTYFESGGTAYYAWSQRYTPEGAPLSDPATWIAKVDPSNPTRVIGTPVPIIVPSLSFEERLAEGAFAIQRNGRITLVYSSDGVSPKYIVGGAWADESSDLTDINSWHKYDMPLLKSEAMPAGVWDYRTYEQGPGHGAVTTDEDGNDLYVYHTWGDGVGGNGRDTRITRIHYAAGDRPIFDMTRDEEVQPSLRTVSTTVTVTAPVTVASTASTRCVAGKVTLVTTVKNTSAYAVDVALTTTWGTKSMRSVAPGATASTTFTTRAASVPAGSVGVTATATVDGKPVSTQTSTAYAARSCS from the coding sequence GTGAGATTGCAACGTCCCCTCGCGCTCCTGGTGGCCGCGACGCTGACGACGGGGGTGCTCACCACGAGCGCCGCCCCCGCCGTCGCCGCGGTCCCGAGCCCGATCCTGTCCTACGACTTCTCGGCGTCGGCCGCCGTCGGTGCCGGCGTCGCGGCCGGCAGCACCGTCAGCGACGGAGCCGGTGCGCACGCCGGAACGGTGCGCGGAACGGGCGCGACCGTCGTCGCCGGCCCGCGCGGCGGCGGCGACAAGGCGCTGCGTCTGCCCGGCGGGGCCGCCGGGTCGAACGCGGCCTTCGTCGAGATCGCCCCGGGTCTCACGACGAACGCCACCACGGACGTGACCATGTCGGCCTGGATGCGGTGGGAGGGCAACCAGAGCTGCGCCTGGGCGTACACGCTCGGCCAGTCGTCCGACCGCTACCTCTTCACCACCCCGGAATGCGGCGGGCGGCTGATCGGAGCCGTCAAGGCCGGCAGCGAGCAGCGCGCCTCCGACGACGCCCCCGCGGCGGTCGGCCGGTGGTCGCACGTCGCCGTCGTCCTGCGCAGCGGCGTCAGCGTCTCGACGTACGTCGACGGCGAACTGGCCCAGACCACCCCGACCGGCGCGACCGGCGCCGCGACCGTGGGCACCTCGACGTTCTCGGGTCTGCTCGGCAAGTCGTTCTACGGCCCCGACCCGTTCTTCATCGGCGCGCTCGATGACGTGCACGTGTACGACCAGGCGTTGACCGCCGCGCAGGTGAAGGAGGACGCCGCGCCCGCAGCGGCCGCCATCGCCCGCGCAGACGCCGACGCCGCGCGTCCGCCGGTCTCGGGCACCGTCACCACCGACATCGCCCTGCCCACCTCCGGAGCCGGGGGATCGACGCTCACGTGGGCCAGCAGCAACCCGGCGGTGATCGACGCGAACGGCAGAGTCACGCGGCCCGCAGCGGGTTCTCCGGACGCCACCGTCACCCTGACCCCCACCGCCGCCTTCGCGGGTGTCACGGCCACCGGCGCGACCGCCACCCTCACCGTGCGCGCCGACAGCGACGCCGACGCCGCCGAGCGCATCCGCACCGCTCTCGTGGTGCCGCCCGTCGTGGCATCCGGTACGAGCCTCCCCGAGGTGAGCGGCTACGACATCCAGTGGAGCGCGGACGGCGCGACCCTCGGCTCCCGGGAGCTCACCAACTCCACGGCATCCGACCAGGTCCGTCAGATCACGGCGCGAATCTCCGTCGGCGCGAGCACCGTCGAGAAGACGTTCTCGGTGACCGTGCTGAGCGCATCGACCGGCCGCCAGCTGGTCTCGTACACCCGCAACGCCACCGGTGAGCACGACGCCAATCACGACTCCGTGGCGCACAGCCTCCACCTGGCGCTGGGCACCTCCGTGAACGACGCGGCGCCGCTGTACAAGAACGGCGGCGTGGTCTTCGCCGAGGGCGAGTTCTTCGCGGTCGACCGTATCGACCACCGCGGGATCTCGAACCCGTCGCTGTTCACCTTCGCCGACGGCACGATCGGCGTCATCGCGACGCGCGTGCTGCAGTGGGGAGCAGCGGACGGCACCGAATCCTCGAGCGCCCTCGTCTTCAAGGCGCGCGACGCCGGCGCGACCGACTTCGACGAGCTCGGCCTGATCGACCTGGGCACGACCGGCGGCGTCATCGCCCCCCGCGCCGTCTACGACTCCGCCGAGAAGCGCTACCTTGTGTCGTGGACGGATGCCGCCGGCGCGACCAAGTCGACGACCGTCACCGACCTCGCCCTCACCGAACTGCGCACCGCGCCGTTCTGGCCCGAAGACGGCGGCAAGCGTCCCTGGATCGTGACCGACGGCAACCGAGGCGACCTGCGCGCGGGCGGTGCACTGACGGTGGCCGCCCCCGACCTCTCCGGCTTCGCCGGTCGGGTGGCCGATGCCCGGCCCGCCGGCACCCTGGCCGTGTCCGCCGCGACCGCGAAGGCGCTGACCGACCGGCTCGGCCGAGTGGTCAACACGGGGGTGACCGTCGACCCGCAGACCATCACGTCGGGTGACACGGCATCCCTCGCCAAGACGAAGGCGAAACTCGCCTACTCCGACGGCTCGACGGGACAGCTCGGCATCGACTGGAACAAGGAGCAACTCGACCGTCTCGCCACGGCCGGACCCGGCACCTACACCCTGTCCGGGACCGTGCGCCAGCGTCAGTACGCGGAGCCCTTCGCGTACAACCGCGCCGACCCGACGATCTACCGGTACGAGCGCGACGGCAAGACGCGGTACCTGTTCATCGCCACCGATGACACCAACAACAACAACATCGCATCCGCGCACCTGCCGATCCGCGTCGCCGACACGATCGATCAGCTCGCCGACGACAACGGCGGACGCGACCGCGAGGTGGACCTGCTCAATCGCTACACCCGCGGTGACCGCACCACCGACGGCCGGGTGATCGCCGGATGCTACTGGGCCCCGGAGATCCACGAGATCGGCGGCAAGCTCTCGATCCTGTTCGCGCCGTGCTTCAACCCGTCCAACTCGCAGTCGAACGAGGGCGGGCAGTGGTACACGGTCCAGGCGCACATCATGCAGCTGCGTGACGGCGGCGACCCGGGCAACCCCGCCGACTGGTCGAAGCCGGCTGCCGTCCTGAAGTCCGACGGCTCACCGCTGGGCCGCGCGGAGTTCGGGCGCAATATCAGCCTCGACATGACGTATTTCGAGTCGGGCGGCACCGCGTACTACGCGTGGTCGCAGCGGTACACCCCCGAGGGTGCGCCGCTCAGCGACCCGGCCACGTGGATCGCGAAGGTCGACCCGAGCAACCCGACCCGCGTCATCGGCACCCCCGTGCCCATCATCGTCCCCAGCCTGTCGTTCGAGGAACGTCTGGCCGAAGGTGCCTTCGCCATCCAGCGCAACGGGCGGATCACGCTCGTCTACTCGAGCGACGGGGTCAGCCCGAAGTACATCGTCGGCGGTGCCTGGGCCGACGAGTCCAGCGACCTGACCGACATCAACAGCTGGCACAAGTACGACATGCCCCTGCTCAAGAGCGAGGCGATGCCGGCGGGCGTCTGGGACTACCGCACCTACGAACAGGGCCCGGGCCACGGCGCGGTCACGACCGACGAGGACGGCAACGACCTGTACGTCTACCACACGTGGGGCGACGGTGTCGGGGGGAACGGGCGCGACACCCGCATCACCCGCATCCACTACGCAGCCGGCGATCGACCGATCTTCGACATGACCCGTGACGAGGAGGTGCAGCCGTCACTGCGCACCGTCTCGACGACGGTCACTGTGACCGCTCCGGTCACGGTGGCGTCGACGGCGAGCACGCGCTGCGTCGCGGGCAAGGTCACGCTCGTGACGACGGTGAAGAACACGAGCGCCTACGCCGTCGACGTCGCGCTCACCACGACCTGGGGCACCAAGTCGATGCGTTCCGTCGCCCCCGGCGCCACCGCGTCGACGACGTTCACCACCCGCGCCGCGTCCGTCCCGGCGGGCTCGGTGGGGGTCACGGCGACGGCGACGGTCGATGGGAAGCCCGTGTCGACGCAGACCAGCACCGCCTACGCGGCCCGGAGCTGCTCGTGA